A section of the Spirosoma pollinicola genome encodes:
- a CDS encoding ROK family protein: MNLGIEIGGTKLQLVTDDGSGNIAQRFRYAVDPEQAAEGILAQIAATIQQLPKPPAAIGVGFGGPVDWQTGRIAASHQIGGWAGFDLASWLREQVPGVIVHVENDANTAALGEARQGVATGFKHVFYVTLGSGVGGGVVIDRQLYHGAMPGEAEIGHLWLVPPSDHPDSTSIPGTSMPGQTIEQTVSGWAVDQQIRDLLPQLPDDSALKIAVQQAHASGSVGKEARFLHPAYEASDPVAKMLIEQIGTVLALGLSHVTHLFHPDAIVLGGGLSLIGEPLRAAVRQALPRFIMKSFQPAPLVLLAKLGEDAVPVGALELVKNVE; the protein is encoded by the coding sequence AGGTATCGAAATAGGCGGAACAAAATTGCAGCTGGTGACGGACGATGGAAGCGGCAACATTGCCCAGCGTTTCCGTTATGCTGTTGATCCCGAGCAGGCTGCGGAGGGTATTCTAGCGCAAATTGCTGCCACAATTCAACAACTCCCCAAACCACCGGCAGCTATCGGTGTGGGCTTTGGTGGGCCGGTCGACTGGCAAACGGGTCGTATTGCTGCCTCACACCAAATTGGCGGCTGGGCTGGTTTTGACCTGGCAAGCTGGCTTCGGGAGCAAGTACCAGGCGTCATTGTGCACGTAGAGAATGACGCCAATACAGCCGCTCTTGGCGAAGCTCGTCAGGGGGTAGCTACCGGATTTAAGCACGTCTTTTACGTTACCCTCGGTAGTGGAGTTGGTGGCGGAGTGGTTATCGACAGACAACTTTATCATGGAGCAATGCCCGGTGAAGCCGAAATTGGCCATTTATGGCTCGTTCCACCCAGTGATCACCCAGACAGCACGTCCATTCCGGGCACCTCCATGCCAGGCCAAACGATTGAGCAAACCGTATCGGGTTGGGCAGTTGACCAGCAGATTCGGGACCTTCTGCCCCAACTGCCTGACGATTCAGCCTTAAAAATAGCCGTACAACAAGCCCATGCTTCGGGTTCTGTTGGTAAAGAAGCCCGTTTTCTGCATCCGGCATATGAGGCCAGTGACCCCGTTGCCAAAATGTTGATTGAACAAATCGGTACGGTGCTGGCGCTGGGACTTTCGCACGTTACCCATTTATTTCACCCGGATGCAATTGTTCTGGGCGGAGGTCTGTCGCTTATTGGCGAACCCTTACGAGCGGCCGTACGTCAGGCCCTCCCTCGCTTTATCATGAAATCATTCCAGCCCGCACCACTCGTATTACTCGCCAAACTGGGCGAAGATGCTGTGCCCGTTGGTGCACTTGAATTAGTGAAGAATGTAGAATGA
- a CDS encoding D-sedoheptulose-7-phosphate isomerase, which produces MNQPYFQTYIDRQKEVYDAIPIDRVEHIINLIKKCWEEDRQLFAFGNGGSASNVSHFITDLGKSASDKMGRRFHCMSLNENVSWITALGNDYAYEDIYMRQLQNYARPGDLVLTLSVSGNSPNVVKAVKWANDNALTTIALVGGKRGQLADLAHESIVIQDEHYGRVEDAQMTICHMLCYGFIES; this is translated from the coding sequence ATGAACCAGCCTTACTTCCAGACGTATATTGACAGGCAGAAAGAGGTTTATGATGCCATCCCGATTGACCGGGTTGAGCACATCATTAACCTTATCAAAAAATGCTGGGAAGAAGATCGGCAGTTATTCGCCTTTGGAAATGGCGGTAGTGCCTCCAACGTCTCGCACTTTATCACGGACCTTGGCAAAAGCGCATCAGACAAAATGGGCCGACGCTTTCACTGCATGTCGCTCAATGAAAATGTTTCGTGGATTACTGCCCTGGGGAATGATTACGCCTACGAAGACATTTATATGCGGCAGCTTCAAAACTATGCTCGGCCTGGCGATCTGGTGCTAACATTAAGCGTGAGTGGCAACTCACCAAATGTCGTAAAAGCGGTAAAATGGGCCAATGATAATGCGCTGACGACCATAGCCCTTGTGGGTGGAAAGCGCGGGCAACTCGCCGACCTCGCTCATGAATCAATCGTTATTCAGGATGAACACTACGGCCGGGTTGAAGACGCCCAAATGACTATCTGCCACATGCTGTGTTACGGGTTTATTGAATCGTAA
- a CDS encoding molybdopterin-dependent oxidoreductase: MDANEKTDKIIEARMKLKRRFEEKMAQTPSMADHIDGPEKPRGSGPTNRHGMPAVPVGQTVTAKWPVLDLGYQPAIPLDKWQLNIDGEVNNPVRLKWDDLMDLPQVEDTSDFHCVTTWSRLNVPWVGVRFMDLAALVDPKGSATHVMCYGYDGYCTNVALEEALKPDVLLVHTADGNPLTREHGGPLRMITPQLYAWKGSKWIKRIEFLAKNQLGFWEERGYSNTAYPWRNDRYS; this comes from the coding sequence ATGGACGCTAACGAAAAGACCGATAAAATCATTGAGGCCCGCATGAAACTCAAGCGTCGATTTGAGGAAAAAATGGCCCAGACGCCTTCAATGGCAGATCATATTGACGGGCCGGAAAAACCGCGTGGTAGCGGCCCCACTAACCGGCATGGTATGCCTGCTGTTCCGGTTGGGCAAACTGTTACCGCAAAGTGGCCGGTTCTGGATTTGGGGTATCAGCCTGCCATTCCACTCGATAAGTGGCAACTAAATATTGATGGTGAGGTAAATAATCCTGTTCGGCTTAAGTGGGACGATCTAATGGATCTGCCGCAGGTTGAAGATACCAGCGATTTCCATTGCGTCACGACATGGTCGCGACTCAACGTTCCCTGGGTGGGGGTTCGATTTATGGATTTGGCCGCTTTAGTTGATCCCAAGGGTTCAGCTACACATGTCATGTGCTATGGCTACGATGGGTATTGCACGAATGTTGCGCTCGAAGAGGCTCTAAAGCCCGATGTGCTTCTCGTTCATACGGCCGATGGGAACCCCCTAACCCGCGAACATGGGGGACCATTGCGTATGATAACCCCCCAGCTGTATGCCTGGAAAGGATCGAAATGGATTAAACGGATTGAATTTTTGGCTAAAAACCAGCTCGGGTTTTGGGAAGAGCGTGGATATTCCAACACGGCCTACCCCTGGCGGAACGACCGGTATAGTTGA
- the pheA gene encoding prephenate dehydratase, with protein sequence MTLESLRNDIDTLDDQLLALLNQRMELVRKVGELKRTTNTVIYRPEREKQILDRLHEQNNGLLNRPAIEAIFLEIFAVSRNLELPERIAYLGPEGTFTHQAAESRFGAMSTYMALPTIRSVFESVETGRVRFGVVPIENNQEGVVEEAIDLLLEKDLRIVAEIKIPVHFTFATQAENLADITHIYSKDIAFGQCSRFLNDYFDGLKAEMIPVESTSKAAKLASQQPYAAAICSGIAAKLFDVPVLFDNIEDSDLNRTRFLILAKDFVNQPSGHDKTTLIARLPNTQSPGVLAEFLQEFNNRNINLTKIESRPLRDGATFRYWFLLECEGHASDPDLHEILNHHSAEVKLLGSYVRVS encoded by the coding sequence ATGACTCTGGAGTCTCTCCGTAACGACATTGACACCCTCGACGACCAATTGCTGGCGTTGCTTAACCAACGTATGGAACTCGTCCGCAAGGTGGGTGAACTAAAGCGTACAACGAACACAGTTATTTACCGTCCAGAACGCGAAAAGCAAATTCTGGATCGGCTTCACGAGCAAAATAACGGCCTGTTGAACCGCCCGGCGATCGAGGCTATTTTTCTGGAAATATTTGCCGTTTCGCGTAATCTGGAACTTCCCGAACGAATTGCTTACTTAGGCCCAGAAGGAACATTCACACACCAGGCCGCCGAAAGCCGGTTTGGGGCTATGAGCACCTATATGGCATTGCCAACAATTCGGTCAGTTTTCGAGAGTGTCGAAACGGGTCGGGTACGATTTGGTGTTGTCCCCATCGAAAATAATCAGGAGGGCGTTGTTGAAGAAGCCATTGATCTGTTGCTTGAAAAAGACCTGCGTATTGTAGCGGAAATTAAGATTCCAGTTCATTTTACGTTTGCCACACAGGCCGAAAATCTGGCTGATATTACCCACATCTATTCCAAAGATATTGCCTTTGGGCAATGCAGCCGGTTCCTTAATGATTATTTCGATGGGTTAAAGGCCGAGATGATACCCGTCGAATCAACGTCGAAAGCGGCTAAACTGGCCTCTCAGCAGCCATATGCCGCAGCCATTTGCTCGGGCATAGCCGCTAAGTTGTTTGATGTGCCCGTTTTGTTCGATAACATTGAAGACAGTGACCTGAACCGGACACGCTTTCTGATTCTGGCCAAAGATTTTGTGAATCAGCCCAGTGGTCATGATAAAACTACCCTGATTGCCCGCTTGCCCAACACCCAGTCGCCGGGGGTACTGGCCGAGTTCTTACAGGAGTTCAACAATCGAAACATCAACCTTACTAAAATAGAAAGCCGCCCATTGCGCGATGGGGCGACTTTCCGGTATTGGTTTCTGCTTGAATGCGAAGGGCACGCCAGCGACCCCGATTTACACGAAATTCTGAATCACCATTCTGCCGAGGTAAAACTGCTGGGAAGCTACGTGCGGGTGTCGTAG